CCTTATTGCAAAGCGTTACCCGAGTACGTACATTGAGTCAATAATTACAATTTACTCTTTTAGCCATGGGACAAAGTCGTTTGGATAGAATTACCAGAAACTCGGATATCTGCCACGGAAAGCCTACTATTCGTGGCTTACGCTATCCGGTCGACACCATGCTGGACCTTTTAGCTTCAGGAATGAGTATCGATCAAATACTGGAAGACTATCCCGACCTGGAACGCGATGACCTTTTAGCTTGCCTTGAGTACGCTTCTAAAGTTGCCAGAACTAAAACTTCTCAAAAAATAGTTCTGTGAAGGTCATCGTTGATGCACAGTTGCCCAAACGATTATCCGACTTGTTAGGTACAAAACAAGTCGATTCCAAGCATACTCTTGAGCTACCCAGAAAAAATGTTACACCTGATCAAGAAATAATACGCTTAGCCGACCAAGAAAAGCGCATTGTAATTACCAAGGACAGTGATTTCATTGAGAATTACATTTTCAAAGGTCAACCTGAAAAACTGCTCATTGTATCTACCGGTAATATCGACAATTCGCAACTTCTCGATCTATTTGAGAAGAACATTGACACTCTGATTTCGCTTTTTGAACAACATTCAGTGATCGAGATCAATGAAATTGAAATCAGCGTTCATTATTGAATCATCCGCCATCTAACATACGCATCAACCGGGCGTGTGGGGCGTTCCCGCCCCATTATAACCGGCTGTCCACTCCGGTTATGCGGCTGCCGTTATATCAGTTTTTCTAATTCTAACACCATTTTTTAGGCGTAGTGTAATTTCTATGTGTTATTAGTATAGGAATT
The Balneolales bacterium ANBcel1 DNA segment above includes these coding regions:
- a CDS encoding DUF5615 family PIN-like protein; amino-acid sequence: MKVIVDAQLPKRLSDLLGTKQVDSKHTLELPRKNVTPDQEIIRLADQEKRIVITKDSDFIENYIFKGQPEKLLIVSTGNIDNSQLLDLFEKNIDTLISLFEQHSVIEINEIEISVHY